Sequence from the Anolis sagrei isolate rAnoSag1 chromosome 8, rAnoSag1.mat, whole genome shotgun sequence genome:
ggccgaacttcccacacagaacccccatgtgggccacagcaacgtgtggcaggggacggctagtaataaataaaaatgtaatgttagttcgtgggattaaccataactcaaaaaccactggacgaattgacaccaaatttgcacacaatacacctaacaacccaatgtatgtcattcactcaaaaaattgtttttgtaattttggagttgtagttgttgggatttatagtacacccacaaatatctgatatggaatatggattttcattcactggaccaaattgggcacaaatacccaatatgcccaaatttgaacgctggtggggttggggagattgattttgtcatttggaagttgtagttgctgggatttatagttcacctacaatcaaagagcattctgaaacccaccaacgatggaaatgaaccaaacttggcacacaggacttccaacagaaagcactagaaggttgtggtgggcattaaccttgagtttgggagttgtagttcagcttcatccagagagcactgtggattcaaaacaatgatggatctggaccaaactttggcatgaatattcttttgcccaaatatgaacacagatggagtttgggggaaagagaccttgacatttgggagttgtagttgctgggatttatagttcacctacaatcaaagagcattctgaaccccaccaaagatagaattgggccaaagtcccacacagaatctccatgatcaacagaaaatactgtgttgttgtaggttttttcgggctgtatggccatggtctagaggcattctctcctgacgtttcacctgcatctatggcaagcatcctcactacctctgaggatgcttgccataaatgcaggagagaatgcctctagaccatggccatacagcccgaaaaaacctacaacaacacagtgattccggccatgaaagcctttgacaatacacagaaaatactgtatttgctaatggtctttggcgacctctttgacaccccctcagggatcctgaccccctggttgagaaacactgtactaagcAAATATATCTGCTTCTGACAgtttacaacaggcatgggccaactttggccctccctccaggtgtttcgtacttcaactcccacaattcctaacaggccaGGCCTGATTTACAGCTTTCATGcgtaactcatagaatcatagaatcaaagagtttgaagagacctcctgggccatccagtccaaccctattctgccaagaagcaggaatattgcattcaaatcacccctgacagatggccatccagcctctgtttaaaagcttccaaagaaggagcctccaccacacttcggggcagagagttccactgctgaacggctctcacagtcaggaagttcttccttatgttcagatggaatctcctctcttgtagtttgatgtcattgttccatgtcctagtctccaaggaagcagaaaacaagcttgctcccttctccctgtggcttcctctcacatatttacacatggctatcatatcccctctcagccttctcttcttcaggttaaacatgcccagctccttaagccgctcctcatagggcttgttctccagacccttgatcattttagtcgccctcctctggacacattccagcttgtcaatatctctcctgaattgcggtgcccagaattggacacaatattccagatgtggtctaaccaaagcggaatagagcatggggagcatgacttccttagatctagacactatgctcctattgatgcaggccaaaatcccattcggttttttttgctgccacatcacattgtcgtctcatgtttaacttgttgtccacgaggactccaagatctttttcacacgtactgctctcgagccaggcatcgttccccattctgtatctttgcatttcgtttttcctgccaaaatgattcttaatgtatttattttaatatatatatattatttattttaaaaaaatatatcctgctcttctcactcaGGGCGGAGcaaagcatatatacagcaaacactcAGTGCGGGGACATGATATCATtagatgcatacataaacattaaaaccatttgtctcaatattaaaatatactgGTTTAAGAACTGTCTATAAATCTGACCTTGACAGCCACAGAAGAACAGCAAATCTAGGGCGAACTCTGTTGCTTCCGTGTCGTGGGCAAGACTATAGCAGCCCTGTGTCCAGCGCCTCAGCTCTCCCGCACACAAGGGGACGCTGGAGCCTAAAGCGAGAAAAACAAGGACAGAATCTTTTCTCTTTCACATCCCATGGATAGGTCATGGAGATTCAAATTCTGCCAATGGGGCCTTGCATTCAGTCCTTGCCATGAGCACTGGTTAGAAAGACTCATTCTCTGCACTCTTGCAAACTTgggcattcactggaccaaattggacacaaatacccaatatacccaaatttgaatgctggtggggttggggggattgattttgtcatttggaagttgtagttgctgggatttatagttcacttacaatcaaagagcattctgatatcCATCAACGATGAGTTGAATGAAATctgacatacagaactcccatgaccaacagaaaatactggaagggtacactgatgggcattgaccttgagttttggagttgtagttcacctacttccagagagtactctggactcaatgatggatctggactcaacactagtggagtttggaggaccttgacctttgggagttggagttgctgggatttatagttcacctccaatcaaagagtactgaacccagcccacaatggatctgcaccaaacttggcacactacctacatggccaacatggcACTGTATTGGAAAATGACTGCAGCAACTAACTCCATCTCCTTTACGTACCAGTCTCTTGCCCGCCATTCCCATTTTCAGGGATCTCTTTGGAGTCTTCTGGGTTGTCACTACTACCACTTTCTCCTCGACTGCACTGCCCTTCTTTGCTTTTGGAAGAGCTCCCCCCTGtggctcttccttcttcctctccttccgcTTCGTCTTCTGGAGCCAGGAAATGCAGCTTCAGGCCTGTGAAGTTGGAGAGGAGCAGGAACAAGGCCTCAGAGCGGAACAGTTCCATGCCGCTTTTCAAGATGGCAGGCAGGCTCTCCTCTTCGGCTTTTGCATAATGCCTGGAAATGACAAGAATCATTATTGATAAAAAGCGCCTGTGTTTTAAGAAAATCCTGGTCTTCAAAGCAAAATATTCAAATTGCATAGAGAATACATtgtgtatataatgtatatgttACCTATTTATGAACATTATTTTACTtttgtcaaaatattttttgataGGGATCAGGAGGCGATGCCTTGATTATATCTGCATCCTCCTGTTTCTGAGGATCTCCTCTGAGGGCTGCTGGCATCCCTCTCTTGCACTATTATgcccatctatgctgatgatcatgccattataAGTACTCTCTGCTAGGATATCAATGGGATGATTAAAGATATAGGGTTGCTAGAATTCACAATGATAATCAGTCTCACTATGTAATTACATATGTAATATGTACAGCatgcttcatctatgctgatgatcgtgccatcaccactcaagcagggagctttgagatggttgaacagaagttctctgaagctctacgtgcccttactgcctattacagggaaaaccagctgatccgtaatccatctaaaacacagacatgtgcctttcaccttaagaacagacaagcatcccaagctctgaggatgacctgggaaggaatctcactggagcattgcagcgcacccaaatacctgggagtcaccctggaccgtgctctgacctacaaaaagcactgcctgaacatcaaacaaaaagtgggtgctagaaacaatatcacatgaaagctgactggcacaacctggggatcacaaccagatacagtgaagacatctgcccttgcactatgctactctgctgctgagtacgcatgcccagtgtggaacacatctcaccacactaaaacagtggatgtggctcttaatgagacatgccgcattatcacggggtgtctgcgccctacaccactagagaaattacactgcttagccggtattgccccacctgacatccgccgggaagaagcagccaatagtgaaaggaccaagccagctcatcccctgtttgggtatcagccagtacgtcaacgacttaaataattttctaagatctacagagacactcgctggaacacctcagcaagcgagagtccaaaagtggcaggctcaaacccagaacctcaatcaatggctgataccaaatgagagactccccctgggcacacagaagactgggcaacgtggaaggcgctgaacagactgcgctctggcaccatgagatgcagagccaatgtcaagaaatggggccacaaagtggaatcctcgacatgcgagtgtggagaggagcaaaccactgaccacctgctgcaatgcaacctgagtcctgccacatgcacaatggaggaccttcttgcagcaacaccagaagcactccaagtggacagatactggtcaaaggacatctaatcaactaccaagcttgcaaattctgtgtttgcaAGCCACTGGCTTAAACCACTggcttaaaggattatgcttcatgtttttgcctttggatcttgggaattgtgtctttgcatttaagcctgtgTCCTGTCTAAGGAACTCTTGCATTTGTTatactatgttttgactttgcctttttctcaataaactacaaaatctacaactttggtgtggtggtgtttgggagcaaggtgaaaactatcctgagttgcaacaataataataatgtgtccgatgtgtgattcaATGCAACAATTAGCATAGTGATTTGTTTGTTGTgtcctaatcttgttgtgtttcaaataataatagtaataataatgtcaaattatattattaatattattattatcattgtcattACCTTcatcattacactatgtaacacaatttttgttccttggttatcaatgccatttcctaatgaaaaacatgaggaaaagcttattaaattgCTAAAACTTTaattttgcaggacatcctgcagcacatcttGCTATAATATTTCAATGAATATCGCATTGAGTCTCGAGCAATTCAGCTTAGtctgtgacagccacaaaaacaaagtttctggagtaaaacaacaattttcaaagtaaggaatgcacaatgaaacaggaaataacactttcaaaccaggaacagatttttttcatattttgttgcACAGTGTTATTTACAGTGCGTTGCCTCCCTCACAATCCTGACTTTGCAAGACCCACCTGTGCCATTAAGGAACTCATAAGTGCAATTTAACTTTTATTAGAAACCACAGCATGTATGTGCAGAGATGACCTCAAAGAAGTGACTCAGCCCTACCTTTTGTTGGGAGGCCCTCGGATGCTCCATTTGACTTCCTTGTCCTTCAGAGCTTCACACAGCGACTGAAACTTGTCTTTCTACGAACCAAGCACATGGGAACAGATTTTGAAGCAAAGGCTACATTTTGTGATAATAAAAGGCATAAAAAGACCCGCAGCAATTTTATTTCGTTCCCTAAATAAAGGTTTGCAAAAACTTTGGCTGGAGTGCTACACATGGGAGGAAATCCTATTGAGCTTAATTCTGAATTGCGGAATAGGAACCGAGCGACCAAGACCCACCTTGAGAAAATTTTTCAGCAAGATCTCTGACCGATCCTCGAATTCCTCCTGGATCTGGGCCTGGGCATCAACGTCCAGATAAGTGGGATTGATCCAGTCGTACAAGATTTCGTGCTAAGGAAAAGTCTGAAGTTTAATTAACAATTAAAATGTCACgctaaaggaaaaacaaaatctcTTTCACAGCAATGCACGAGACATctaaagtaatgctacccccctattctgccttgattagaccacacctggaatattgtgtccagttctgggcaccacaattcaagagagatattgacactcacatttgattactggtgggtttgggggggggggggattgattttgtcatttgggagttgttgctgggatttatagttcacctacaatcaaagatcattctgaactccaccaatgatggaattgaaccaaacttagcacacagaacctcccatgaccagcacaaaatactggaagagtgggcattgaccttgagttttggagttgtagttcacctacatccagagagcactgtggactcaaacaatgatagatctggaccaaacttggcacaaatactcaatgtgcccaaatgtgaacactgatggtgtttggggaaatagaccttaacatttgggagttatagttgctgggccccgcctatctccgcaagctcatctccttctatgaaccggcacaaactctaagatcttccggggaggccctcctctcggtcccacctccgtcacaagcacggttggtgaggacaagagagagggccttctcagtggtggcccctggccTCTAGAACGCCCTTccaagagaaataagacaggccccatccctcccttcctttcgtaagagcttgaagacctggtggtttcaacaagcctttgaaaatgaccagttctaactcagtcttacacattgtcgaatacggccttattcttcctaccaattacccagatcatttcctctaatcggccccagaAGGAACAACCACAGACCCGCACCTAATATGAtagttgcctgccatagcattgcatttaatacccgggccccctagaatttttgggcttgcaaaaatcttggcctggccttttaaacttttaaattgccttgaacaggcaggattactgttaatatatgtgtgttatggtgacaaattatattcttatattgtcttgttaatcttatggttatgttgttttactttgtatgttttgtgatgttacctgggaaccgctctgagccccctcgggaagatggagcggtatataaataaagcagtattattattactatagttcacctacaatcaaagagcattctgaactccacccatgatggaattgaaccaaacttggcacacagaactcccctaacgaacagaaaatactggaagggtttggtgggcattgaccttaggttctggagttgcagttcacctacatccagagactaccatggactcaaacaatgatggatctggaccaaactttgtatgaatactcaatatgcccaaatgtgaacactggtggagtttggggaaaatagaccttgatatttgggagttgtagttgctgggatttatagttcaccaacaatcaaagagcattctgaatcccaccaacgatagaattgggtcaaacttcctacacagaactatCCAGCCTTgcatgcacatgtgcaccacgttcacctacaatcaaagagcattctgaactccacccatgatggaattgaaccaaacttggcacacagaactcccatgaccaacagaaagtactggaagggtatactgatgggcattgaccttgagttttggagttgtagttcacctacatccagagagcactgtggactcaaacaatgatggatctggaccagacttggcattaatgttcaatatgcccaaatgtgaacactggtggagtttggggaagatagacattgacatttgggaattgtagttgctgggatttatagttaacgtagaatcaaagagtattctgaaccccaccaatggtagaatggggccaaacttcccacacagaaccctccagccttgcatgcacatgtgcaccacactgccatgcgctgagcacgctTGCACTTCCCCTgcctgcttggagtctcataaacagccctccccttggttgcAGCAGAGGTGGGTGGATTcgtcgtctgtttccaaaaaagaaggacaggcggagagatcttcatccttctctgccaaaggggttcctaagaccaccagaaacatatgttctctgatggtctttggcgacccctctgaaaccctctcgcgaccccccccccctggggccccgatccccaggttgagaaatactgctttagTAATGGATGATCACTTGGCTCATAGATAACCTTGTTTCTATTTGATGCTCTCAGCAAACAAAGATTCAAGTAGACTCCTCATAACTTCACATATTTAAAGATACAGGCATATGTGTTCACCCCACGCAACTCTAGGGACATTGGTCTCTATCCCAAGGGAGGGATTTTTTGTGCTAGGCTTCTCCCCAAGTGAATCAGAAAGGGTTACTGAAAGCCAAAGAGAAGGCGATGCAAATGGGGAAAAATAGCACTGGCTTACATCATGAGGGATGTGGGGGGTCCGTGGAATGGGGGGCTCCAGATGCCGGGGCGGCCTTGCGATGGAGGTGCCGTGAAACCATCCACTCACTGATAAACGGCATTTCTCTTTGGAAACAACTTCAGATacctggaaatatgcagggaaaaTCATAATAAGGTTCTGTTAGCACTGGTTTTTCTCAAATAGAATTGGTTAAAGATTACAAACAGACAAAAGGATGCCTCTCTCAGATTTGGATTTTTGTCCTGTTAGATCTCAAAGGACTGGTCATGCagcaccttgtctcctgtgctatgttaataaataataataatgtattgtcgaaggctttcatggccggaaccactgggttgttgtaggttttttcgggctatatggccatgttctaaaggcattttctcctgacatttcgcctgcatctatggcaaggaacACGactcaaggaacacgaaaggcactgcaggctacttcaaccagagaagtcagccatagcagagcacctgatgaaccagcctggacacagcatattatttgagaacacagaaatgctggaccactctcacaaccaccatgtcagactacacagagaagccattgaaatccacaagcatgtggacaatttcaacagaaaggaggaaaccatgaaaatcaacaaaatctggctaccaatattaaaaaactctaaaattagaacagcacaacaacagagaggaaacaaacaaggatatctaatcacctctcaacaaaagattgctccaggcactgtcaggcaatcaaatgctaatcaaagtgatcagttgaaacattcacacctaggttgttgtagggtttttcgggctacatggccatggtctagaggcattctctcctcatgtaagccaccccgagtccccgttgagggagatggtggcggggtataaataaagattattattattattattgggttgtaggttttttcgggctatatggccatgttctaaaggcattttctcctgatgtttcgcctgcatctatggcaagcatcctcagagatagtgaggtctgttgtaactaggaaaaaaggtttaaatatctgtggaatgaccagggtgagacaaaggactcttgtctgctggagctaggtgtgaatgtttcaactgaccaccttgattagcatacaatggcctgactgttcCTGTagcaaacattcacacctagctccaacagacaagagtactttgtcccaccctggtcattccacagatatataaacccattttcctacttccaacagacctcactatctctgaggatgcctgccatagatgcaggcgaaatgtcaggagaaaatgcctctagaacatggccctatagcccgaaaaaaactacaagaacctatagtatatacatatactatatgaatatatagtatatacatataatatttataatattataatgtaatgcaatatatcactaacaataatatattataattatatatttatattacatgtaatattaccaatatttcggtttctcaggtcactcctggcatgacaaaaaaccccaacaaaaaaccagtaatctatataaataaaattgtaatgttcgtttgtgggattagcataaatcaaaaaccactggacaaattaacaccaaatttggacacaatgcacctgtcaggccaacaagtgaccatccctcataaaaacactgaaaaacacagcagaaaagacttacttgtagtcccaaaagttatttttctccagctctgaatcAGAGAGGTTTACTTTACAGACACCTCCTCTCAGATTTACAGCTGGAGAAAGGTAACTTTTAGGACTACGAATCCCAGAATCCACACACAATCAATGACTAGTAgaaagtcattttaaaaaaatacagtcaAGCAAACTTCTCTAAGAGAGCATAACCCATAATCCATCATACTTTATCTCCTGGTTCATTAAGTGAGAAGAATGTTGTCATTCAGATCAAAGAAAAGCTGCTTGAAGTTGGGGAAACATCCATGGAGGTCAATACTTTCACCCCAAAGGGCCTAATTCTGATTCCCAGCTTTTGACCACTTGAGAAGGAAATTCAAGAAAGACGTGGAAGAGgtgaatcccccctccccaaaaaaagctGAGAGTATGCGCCCCAGAATCAACCTTCTTTAGGCCCTGTTCTAGGCTCAGGagagatcaataataataataataataatactttatttgtaccccgctaccatctccccaagggacttggtgtggcttacacgaggccgagcccacagcacaccaataaacaaaggcgataacaaataatcaatacaaaacaaaaaggcGCCTTGCCTGATGGAAAGAGACCGGCGAGACTTCGAAGAATGCGAGTGAATTCCACGAAGGGACCAACGACTTGACAACCTGCAAAGGCTGGCAGTGCTCTGCCCAAAGAAATCAAACAAACAGCAGTTACCATCCTGCAAAATTATCAATCCCATTTTTGCTCCAGATGGAGTGCAAAGTCAAGGAAGAAATGCATGCTTCGAACCAGAACTTGACTTTCCAGATATTTGTAGATTGTAACTTCCAAAATCCTTCTCCATTGGATAGTCTGGCTAGGTAGGAGTTGTAAACAAAGAAGTAGCTCCTTGCCAACATCCAGTTTACATTAACAGCCACATGCGGATACAGGGGATTTACtatttaaaatatcaattttcCCAACAGCCTTTAAAAAGAACTACTGTATATTCTGGAGTATAAgcctattttatttcatttatttacagtatttatattccgtccttctcaccccgcaggggactcagggcagattacaatatacatatacatggcaaacgttcaatgccatagacatacaacatatatagacagaataaaataatgtaataataacaataataaatagaatgaaataataaatgtaataataataatagagataataatttagtaaaataataataatagagataacTTAATaatttagtaaaataataataatagagataataatttaataatttagtaaaataataataataatagagataataatttaataatttagtaaaataataatagagtataataatttaataatttagtaaaataataataataataaaataatgtcttcggaagggaaattcattcctggaagtgttattattggagaacagtgtttctactgaagctttatttccaatccttgtttccacaagaagccattttttttcaaaatcctatcATCACTGggaaatttatttttgttatgctctttactctgtatgtttattgatttattatatttatttacagtatttatattccgcccatctcaccccgcaggggactcagggtggattacaatgtacatatacatggcaaacattcaatgccatagacacacaacatatttagacagacacacagaagctacttaacattccagcttttttgatGAGAGTaatctggccaccgggggagctgttgcttcaccgtccatttgtgacactgatgaagtacttcctcattctttgcatgctagctggagatttttatggtgccgtaaattagttaaattagcctccccacaaaagtggtacctaaattccctacttgacagatgcaactgtctttcaggctgcaaaggtcgacagcgagctacacaaattggtcaggagctcactccaacccgggctggcttcgaactcatgacctttcaatcagtggtgatcttaatgcagctgacacccagctgCTAAAAAAGTCccacttggcttatattcgagtcaaggatatttattattttatcctgttagaaatacataatgaatacatcatcattattattattgttattattacattgaactttttactttattattgttattattacatttattatttcattctattaattataattactattacatttattattttactctattattactgttattacatttccattattttactctattattattattacatttataattttgctctatttattattgatattacatttataattttgctctattattgttattacatttataattttgctctatttattattgttattattttactctattattactgctattattacatttccattattttactctattatcattattattattacatttattattttgctctatttatttttattggaaggctatgcaagcacatttacattgaaggaagttagaataatgctttaatcagaaagacagttgcatctgtcaagtaggaaatttgggtacCATTTATAacttacgaggccataaaaatctccagccagcatgcaaagaatgaggaagtacttcatccgtgtcacaaatggacggtgaagcgacagctcccttggtggccagaataccctcatcaaaaaagctggaatgttaaatagcatctgagtgtctgtctatataagttatgtgtctatggcattgaatgccatagacacattgaatgcggggtgggaagggcagaatataaatactgtaaataaataaaatatggcgaTCTTCTTTCTCAACGATAAAGCAGCAATGCTGTTCTTGAACATGACTGGCAGCAACTAATGTGCAATCTCTACTGATGTGTGTAAACACTGAAGGTTGCGCTAATGGTTTAGTTTCTCACTTACCGTCAGTGCTGAAGAGGTCCAGGGTTCCCCCATCGCTGTCCTTCCACGGAGGGACCAGATAAAGTATGAAGGCAATCCGCCGGCCCTCCAACTCGTCATCATGGCAAAGAAGGGCATCtggaatggaaaaaaatatttagatcaggcatgggcaaactttggtgtatatgtgtgtatacacatatacacacacatacatatacatacacacgtatatacacataaaatcacatggccaaagtttgcccatgcctaatttaGATGCTTTGTAGGAAACTATCAACTTGTAATTTTCTCTTTGAACCCAAAGCTCTACAACGTTGTGCCCCACTTTTATTCCAACCTACACAATGATTACCACCTGCTCACCTGTATATTGATATTTCGCGCAGGAGAGATCGACCGTGGGCTCCAGCTCCACTTGGGTCACGTCAGAAAGCCAAGCTCGGAAATCCTCAAAGAGGACTCTtctgaaagaagggaggagacaTGGTGTTGCACTACAGAACAGGAAAAACTctttgactttaaaacaccacacgttgagtaggaaaacaatccttcttattgaagataagtaaaagcagcaagggaaaaatacactttaaagagaaaaggtaaatccaattaggtaggaagataagcaggcaCAAAGAATTCCAAGGTTGGGTTCA
This genomic interval carries:
- the OGFOD1 gene encoding prolyl 3-hydroxylase OGFOD1 isoform X2; this encodes MSVRQRKATVAGEAAKKRLKREERAEFSAALREKDLKEKAGAAWARKEALRDEAVVLDPAPFPHCVITNFIQTEGFLEGLQKELLSLDFHEKCNDLYKFKQSDDLKKRREPHIAALRRVLFEDFRAWLSDVTQVELEPTVDLSCAKYQYTDALLCHDDELEGRRIAFILYLVPPWKDSDGGTLDLFSTDEHCQPLQVVKSLVPSWNSLAFFEVSPVSFHQVSEVVSKEKCRLSVSGWFHGTSIARPPRHLEPPIPRTPHIPHDHEILYDWINPTYLDVDAQAQIQEEFEDRSEILLKNFLKKDKFQSLCEALKDKEVKWSIRGPPNKRHYAKAEEESLPAILKSGMELFRSEALFLLLSNFTGLKLHFLAPEDEAEGEEEGRATGGSSSKSKEGQCSRGESGSSDNPEDSKEIPENGNGGQETGSSVPLCAGELRRWTQGCYSLAHDTEATEFALDLLFFCGCQDWDAEFGGFTSYIAKGEDEELLTVNPEDNCLALIYRDRETLKFVKYINHQSLNQVATQPEHTGFWDFSFVYYE
- the OGFOD1 gene encoding prolyl 3-hydroxylase OGFOD1 isoform X1, with the translated sequence MSVRQRKATVAGEAAKKRLKREERAEFSAALREKDLKEKAGAAWARKEALRDEAVVLDPAPFPHCVITNFIQTEGFLEGLQKELLSLDFHEKCNDLYKFKQSDDLKKRREPHIAALRRVLFEDFRAWLSDVTQVELEPTVDLSCAKYQYTDALLCHDDELEGRRIAFILYLVPPWKDSDGGTLDLFSTDEHCQPLQVVKSLVPSWNSLAFFEVSPVSFHQVSEVVSKEKCRLSVSGWFHGTSIARPPRHLEPPIPRTPHIPHDHEILYDWINPTYLDVDAQAQIQEEFEDRSEILLKNFLKKDKFQSLCEALKDKEVKWSIRGPPNKRHYAKAEEESLPAILKSGMELFRSEALFLLLSNFTGLKLHFLAPEDEAEGEEEGRATGGSSSKSKEGQCSRGESGSSDNPEDSKEIPENGNGGQETGSSVPLCAGELRRWTQGCYSLAHDTEATEFALDLLFFCGCQDWDAEFGGFTSYIAKGEDEELLTVNPEDNCLALIYRDRETLKFVKYINHQSLSQAATQPEHTGFWDFSFVYYE